In the Desulfallas thermosapovorans DSM 6562 genome, CCTGGACATGGGCACCCCTTCCCCGTCAAAGGGCGCCGAAGCGATGCCCCCGGGCAAAGTACCGTCATCAATAATGTTGATTTGATCCGAGGCCACCTGTTGGCCCACTTTACCTGCGAACAGTGAACGCCCCTTTTGCACCGCTTCAGCGGACAGGGCCGGTGCCAGCACGCCTAAAAACCCCGTGGCGACATAGGGCTCCAGCACCACCGGTGCCTGCCGGGAAGCCACAGGCCTGGCCCCCAGCATACGTACCGCCCGGCTTGCGGCCTCCCGGCCCAGGGCTGCGGGGTCCAGATCAGCATAGCGCAGGCCATATTTCATGGCAAACCCGGTCTGGCTTTCCTCTCCCTGACCCGCTACCAGGGTGATATACATGCCGCAATAAGCTACTCCGTACTGCAGGGAAATGCCATGGGAGTTCACCAATATAACCTCGGCTTCGCCATCGTGGTAGGTGGAGCTTTCAATTATACTGATCCGCTTATCAGCAGCCCGGGCTTCCTTTTCCATAGTACGGGCCATGTCGATTTTTTCCTCGACAGTGGCAGCCCGGATAGCCGTGTCGTATAAATCCATTTCCGGGTAGCTTGGGGCAGGCCGGGGCAACAGGCGGTATTCATCGGGCTCAGAGAGCCGGGCGTTGGCCAGAGCCTGTCTTACCGCCTCATCTATGGCACCATCGCTCAGGTCGGTGGTGAAGGCAAAACCGTTTTTACCATCCTGAAACACCCGGATGCCCATGCCTCGATCTTCCGCTAGTTTCATTGTATCCACAGCCTGCTCTCGCACTTCAATCTCCAGTTCCTTACTGCTGCTGATATATGCCTCGGCCATGGATGCACCTGATCGCAAAGCTTTATGCACCGCATTTTCCGCATATTTTTTGTATTGGGAATCCATGATGCTCGTGATCGCTCCTTTCA is a window encoding:
- a CDS encoding TldD/PmbA family protein; the protein is MDSQYKKYAENAVHKALRSGASMAEAYISSSKELEIEVREQAVDTMKLAEDRGMGIRVFQDGKNGFAFTTDLSDGAIDEAVRQALANARLSEPDEYRLLPRPAPSYPEMDLYDTAIRAATVEEKIDMARTMEKEARAADKRISIIESSTYHDGEAEVILVNSHGISLQYGVAYCGMYITLVAGQGEESQTGFAMKYGLRYADLDPAALGREAASRAVRMLGARPVASRQAPVVLEPYVATGFLGVLAPALSAEAVQKGRSLFAGKVGQQVASDQINIIDDGTLPGGIASAPFDGEGVPMSRTVLVQGGLLQGFLHNVYTAARDGVLSTGNGTRGSFKGTPEVGTTNFFIEPGSQTPEQIIGDIKSGLYVTEVMGLHTANPISGDFSLGASGLWIENGQLAYPVRGLAIAGNIMEMLGRVDAVGSDLQFFGTRGAPTIRVSRMSISGGGQA